The window TTTATTTGGGTCTTTAAATCTTGTAAATGAAAACGCTTCGTGTGTAGGAGAAATAATAGCAGATCTTTGTGTAGACTTAAACATAGAAATAACAGGAGCATTAGCAGAAGCAATTTATTTAGCTATTATAAGTGATACAGGATACTTCACTTACAGTAATACTACTAGCTATGCCCATTTTATAACTTCTAAAATGATTGAACAGGGTTTAAATGTAGGAAAAATTAACTCTATTCTAAGCCAAACATGGTCTCTTAATAAAATAAAATTAATGTCTTTAGTTTTAGAGACAACAGAATTATTCCAAAGTGGAGAAATAGCAGTAATACAAATTACACAAAGTATGTTTAAAAAAACAAATACAGGGCCTGAAGATTGTGAAGGATTCATTAATTATATAAGAAACATAAAAAAAGTAAAAGTTGCTGTTAGTCTAAGAGAAGAAAAAGACAACACTATAAAATTTAGTTTAAGATCATATGATAAGGTAAATGTGCAACAAATTGCCTCAAACTTAGGTGGTGGTGGGCACAAAAATGCAGCGGGTGGAATTTTAAAATGTTCTTTAAATGAAGCAAAAAAAATAATAATAAATGAGATAAGAAAAGTATTATGAAATTAAATGGTCTGCTTCTTTTAAATAAACCTAAAAATATTACTTCTACTGCATGTTTAAATAAAATTAAATATCACTTTAAAATAAAAAAAATAGGTCATGGAGGAACTCTAGACCCATTAGCAACAGGCTTACTCTTAGTTTTTATTGGGCAGGCAACAAAACTATCCCCTTTTCTAATGCACAATAAAAAAACTTATGAAGGTATATTAGAACTTGGAAAAACTTCTCCTAGTTATGATCTTGGAAGCGAGGTTTCTACATCTGGCTCTTGGGAAAATATAGATCCAAAACTTATCCATAAGGAAATAAAGGCATGGGAACTTTTAACATCCCAAGAAGTTCCTCCTGTTTCTGCTGCAAAATACAAAGGAAAACCTCTTTACTTTCATTTTAGAAAAGGCAAAGATGTGCCTGTGAAGCACAAAAAAATAAATATTTTTTATGCAGAGGTAATTAAAACAGAGCTCCCCTATGTGCATTTTAAGGTTAGCTGTAGTGCTGGCACTTATATTCGTTCCCTGGCCCACAGCCTGGGGAAACGATTAGGGTGCGGAGCTATTTTGGTGGAACTTAAAAGGACAGAATGTACGCCTTTTAAGTTAGAAAATGCTTACTCTCTAGCTAAAGTACTGGAAGGAGACTTAAATAAGTTTGTTCTAAGTATTCCAGAAGCCCTATTTGACTGGCCTCAAATAAAGGTCAACGATTACCTAGCAAGGCGTTTAAAAAATGGGGCTATATTAGATGCTAGAGAAGTAAGTTTACCTCCAAAACAAGGGCAACGGGCTTTATTTTTAACTACAAAAAATGAGCCTATTGCCATTATGGAGTGCATTGACGAGCTAAACCCAAAATGGAAAATACTTAGGGGACTCTGGAATTAAAATCATAAAAAGGAGGTTATTGCTGTGGTAATGACATCAGAGGAAAAGGCAAAAATTATTGAAGAGTTTAAAAGACATGATGGAGACACTGGTTCTCCTGAAGTGCAAATTGCTCTACTGACTGCTAGGATTAAGTATTTAACAGAACATTTTAAAGTACACAAAAAAGATGTCCATTCCAGAATGGGTCTTTTAAAACTAGTTGGTCGTAGAAGAGGCCTACTTACTTATTTAAAGAAAAAAGATATTGAACGTTATAGAGCAATTATCAAAAAATTAGGCCTAAGAAAATAAGTTTTAAACTAGTCTAGGCAGGCGGATAATTGGCCTGCCTAAACTAAAATAATTCAAATTCCCTTCCAACCATAATCAAAAAGAGAATTTTAGGAAAAAAGAGAGGAAAATAAATTTATGAGTACAGTTAAAGTAAGTGCTCCCTATGGAGAACAAGAAATAATTTTAGAATATGGACGATTAGCTTTACAAGCCAACGGTGCTATCTGGGCCCAATGGGGAGATACTGTGGTTTTAGTGACTGCTGTTGGACAAAAAATAGAACATCGTCCTGATTTTATGCCCCTTACTGTTAATTATCAAGAAATGTCCTATGCTGCAGGACGCATTCCTGGAGGATATTTTAGGCGTGAAATAGGAAGACCTAGTGAAAGAGAAACTTTGGTGTCTAGACTAATAGACAGGCCAATAAGACCTTTATTTCCCAAAGGGCTCACTCATGAGGTTCAAATAATAGCCACTGTTTTATCTGCTGACACAATACATGATCCAGATATTTTAGCAATGACTGGAGCTTCAGCAGCACTTACTATTTCTGAAATTCCCTTTTTAGGACCAATTGCAGGCATTAGAGTAGGATATATTAACGAAGAATTTATTTTAAATCCGAATGCAGAACAATTAAAACAAAGCACTCTTAATCTAGTAATGGCCTGCACTGATAAAGGTGTGGTAATGGTTGAGGGTGGAGCCAGTTTTGTTCCAGAAGAATTATTAGCTGAAGCTATTGAATGGGGACAAAAACAGGCCATTCCTATTTTAGAAGCTCAAAAAGAGCTTCAAGAAAAATGTGGACAACCCAAAATAGAGTTTAATCCTCCCGAAGTTCCTCAGGATTTCAAACAACAAGTAAAAGAGTTAGTTTACAATAAATTAGAACAGGCTTTAAATATCCCTGAAAAATTAAAACGAAAACAAGCTAAAAAAGAAGTAAAAGAGGAAATAAAAACTTCCTTAAGTGAAATTTTAACTGAATCTCCTGAATATGAAGCTTATCTTTCTGAAGTTTTAGAAGAATTAGAAAAAGAAATTGTTCGGAAAAAAATTGTTCAAACTCAAACAAGAATAGATGGACGAGACCTTACAACTGTCCGTCCTTTAAATATAGAAGTAGGTATACTCCCCAGAACTCACGGCTCTGCTATTTTTGCCAGAGGAGAAACAAAAGTTCTTAGCATAGCCACTTTAGGCAGCACATCAGATGAACAACGCGTTGAAACCTTAGCTGGTGACAGCAGTAAAAGATTTATGCTTCATTACAATTTTCCACCTTATTGTGTGGGAGAAGTAAAACCACTTAGGGGTCCTTCCAGAAGAGAAATTGGGCATGGAGCATTAGCAGAACGCGCCTTAACTCCTGTGCTTCCTTCAGAGGAAGAATTTCCTTTTACCTTAAGAATCGTTTCCGAAGTTATGGAAAGTAATGGCTCTTCCTCAATGGCCACTGTATGTGGAGGCTCTTTAGCTCTTATGGATGCAGGAGTACCAATAAAAGACCATGTTGCTGGCATTGCCATGGGTCTTATTAAAGAAAATGAAAATTACTATATTTTAACAGATATTTTAGGAGATGAGGATCATCTAGGAGATATGGACTTTAAAGTAGCTGGAACTATTACTGGTGTTACTGCCATTCAAATGGACTTAAAAATCACAGGAATTCCAAGTGAAATTATGAAAAAAGCCCTCCTCCAGGCCAGAGAGGCGCGTCTTCATATATTAGATACAATGAAAAAAGTTTTAGCCAAACCTAGAACAGAGGTATCTCCTTATGCTCCTAAAATGACCACAATAGAAGTAGCTCCTGATAGAATAAGAGATATTATAGGACCTATGGGTAAAACTATTAAAGCCATTACTGCTGCTACAAATGCTACTATAGACATTGAAGAAAGTGGCAAAATAACTATCTTTGCTCCTAATAAAGAAGCACTAGATAAAACAGTAGAGATGATTTTATATTTTAATCAAAAACCAGAATTAGGAAAAAATTAT is drawn from Desulfonauticus submarinus and contains these coding sequences:
- a CDS encoding DHH family phosphoesterase: MKDKKKIIQTLQQDNNFLVVSHLNPDGDAIGSSVALGFILKKLNKNFSLYNASGLPEKFSWLKLPKKFCNTLPPQKPKWIIILDCGDKNRMGDEILPWLETCKTINMDHHLHNPLFGSLNLVNENASCVGEIIADLCVDLNIEITGALAEAIYLAIISDTGYFTYSNTTSYAHFITSKMIEQGLNVGKINSILSQTWSLNKIKLMSLVLETTELFQSGEIAVIQITQSMFKKTNTGPEDCEGFINYIRNIKKVKVAVSLREEKDNTIKFSLRSYDKVNVQQIASNLGGGGHKNAAGGILKCSLNEAKKIIINEIRKVL
- the truB gene encoding tRNA pseudouridine(55) synthase TruB produces the protein MKLNGLLLLNKPKNITSTACLNKIKYHFKIKKIGHGGTLDPLATGLLLVFIGQATKLSPFLMHNKKTYEGILELGKTSPSYDLGSEVSTSGSWENIDPKLIHKEIKAWELLTSQEVPPVSAAKYKGKPLYFHFRKGKDVPVKHKKINIFYAEVIKTELPYVHFKVSCSAGTYIRSLAHSLGKRLGCGAILVELKRTECTPFKLENAYSLAKVLEGDLNKFVLSIPEALFDWPQIKVNDYLARRLKNGAILDAREVSLPPKQGQRALFLTTKNEPIAIMECIDELNPKWKILRGLWN
- the rpsO gene encoding 30S ribosomal protein S15, yielding MVMTSEEKAKIIEEFKRHDGDTGSPEVQIALLTARIKYLTEHFKVHKKDVHSRMGLLKLVGRRRGLLTYLKKKDIERYRAIIKKLGLRK
- the pnp gene encoding polyribonucleotide nucleotidyltransferase, with amino-acid sequence MSTVKVSAPYGEQEIILEYGRLALQANGAIWAQWGDTVVLVTAVGQKIEHRPDFMPLTVNYQEMSYAAGRIPGGYFRREIGRPSERETLVSRLIDRPIRPLFPKGLTHEVQIIATVLSADTIHDPDILAMTGASAALTISEIPFLGPIAGIRVGYINEEFILNPNAEQLKQSTLNLVMACTDKGVVMVEGGASFVPEELLAEAIEWGQKQAIPILEAQKELQEKCGQPKIEFNPPEVPQDFKQQVKELVYNKLEQALNIPEKLKRKQAKKEVKEEIKTSLSEILTESPEYEAYLSEVLEELEKEIVRKKIVQTQTRIDGRDLTTVRPLNIEVGILPRTHGSAIFARGETKVLSIATLGSTSDEQRVETLAGDSSKRFMLHYNFPPYCVGEVKPLRGPSRREIGHGALAERALTPVLPSEEEFPFTLRIVSEVMESNGSSSMATVCGGSLALMDAGVPIKDHVAGIAMGLIKENENYYILTDILGDEDHLGDMDFKVAGTITGVTAIQMDLKITGIPSEIMKKALLQAREARLHILDTMKKVLAKPRTEVSPYAPKMTTIEVAPDRIRDIIGPMGKTIKAITAATNATIDIEESGKITIFAPNKEALDKTVEMILYFNQKPELGKNYSGLVKKILDFGAVVEILPGVDGLLHISQLADHKVSNVEDILKVGDTVKVKVVEIDSTGKIRLSKIAVVREENGEKIDLKDYAQPKPRQHSGKGHRSSGGKRNFNRGNQR